One genomic window of Gracilinema caldarium DSM 7334 includes the following:
- a CDS encoding DJ-1 family glyoxalase III, with amino-acid sequence MAKRVLEFIAEGFEDVEAVTPADYLRRAGIEVTLVAVGANTVVKSSRGLTLMTDTTLAELASRGALNPSGWDGLVIPGGMPGASNIAGSVTAVTFLKDMHHAGKVVAAICASPAVVLAPLGILAGKRFTCFPGMEKQVSGAIWKEERVVVDGNLITSRSAGTAGEWAYEIIKKLMGSDGAEKVASAVLLQRQG; translated from the coding sequence ATGGCAAAACGGGTATTAGAGTTTATTGCGGAGGGCTTTGAAGATGTTGAGGCTGTGACTCCTGCGGACTATCTCAGACGGGCCGGGATTGAGGTAACCCTTGTCGCAGTTGGCGCAAATACGGTGGTAAAGAGCAGTCGGGGGCTTACCCTCATGACTGATACAACCCTGGCAGAGCTTGCATCCCGAGGTGCATTGAACCCATCTGGATGGGATGGTCTGGTTATTCCCGGCGGTATGCCGGGGGCTTCCAACATTGCAGGTTCTGTGACGGCGGTAACCTTTCTCAAAGATATGCACCATGCGGGAAAAGTTGTAGCCGCTATTTGCGCCTCCCCTGCGGTGGTGCTCGCACCTCTGGGAATTCTGGCGGGGAAACGGTTTACCTGTTTTCCGGGAATGGAAAAGCAGGTGTCCGGCGCAATCTGGAAGGAAGAACGGGTTGTGGTGGATGGAAACCTGATTACCAGCCGTTCAGCGGGAACCGCCGGTGAGTGGGCCTATGAAATCATTAAAAAATTGATGGGCTCCGACGGGGCGGAAAAGGTGGCCTCGGCGGTTCTGTTACAACGGCAGGGTTAA
- a CDS encoding response regulator has protein sequence MKHIIIIDESPLLREYLRIKLSTAGLEVSIAINGLDGIAKIRNNLPDLVIIDYNLSRQSCIEVLKEKKKNPNTASIPVIVMAQKIDQKKIIELVQYNVKKVFTKPIKIDALFATLSELLQVSFDIDDTPSIIETHVNDNILFIEIAKGLNREKLDLLRFRILELIDLYDIKVPKVIVMMSDIKLSFADGTNLQKLLDTVIQASRAKLRHIRILTNDDFVKNFIKGRKEYDGIEVTTNLQYALEGLLAEMDGSIEFGEKKAEIISEKVLQAETNIASESVMLKFDTEVTKKTVFTISDMRERMEDMQIATVDDDFVIQELLKSTFEQVGAHVDAYPDGESFLNTVADKEYDLVFLDLLMPKVDGFKVLQELKVRDIRLPIIVLSAVTQRDSVIRAFQAGVKSYLIKPLQPIEILKKTIEVVRPII, from the coding sequence ATGAAACATATTATCATTATCGATGAATCTCCCCTCCTACGAGAATACCTTCGCATCAAACTCAGCACTGCGGGCCTCGAAGTCAGTATAGCTATTAACGGCCTCGACGGCATAGCGAAAATACGTAATAATCTGCCGGATCTGGTTATCATCGATTATAACTTGAGCCGTCAGAGCTGTATTGAAGTTTTAAAAGAAAAAAAGAAAAATCCTAATACAGCTTCCATCCCGGTCATTGTAATGGCCCAGAAGATTGACCAGAAAAAAATTATCGAACTTGTACAATATAACGTCAAGAAGGTGTTTACCAAACCAATCAAAATCGATGCTTTGTTTGCAACCCTGTCAGAGCTCCTGCAGGTAAGCTTTGATATTGATGATACCCCATCCATTATAGAAACTCATGTTAATGACAATATACTTTTTATAGAGATTGCCAAAGGATTAAACCGAGAAAAATTGGACTTGCTACGTTTTCGAATTCTTGAACTTATCGATCTCTATGACATAAAAGTTCCCAAGGTTATCGTGATGATGAGTGATATCAAACTATCCTTTGCTGACGGAACGAACCTTCAAAAATTACTCGATACGGTGATTCAGGCTTCACGGGCAAAACTTCGTCATATCCGTATCCTTACCAACGATGATTTTGTAAAAAATTTTATTAAAGGTAGAAAAGAATACGATGGTATCGAAGTAACCACCAATCTCCAATATGCACTGGAAGGACTCCTTGCGGAGATGGATGGAAGCATTGAATTTGGAGAAAAAAAGGCTGAAATTATCAGCGAAAAGGTTTTACAGGCAGAAACAAATATAGCATCTGAATCGGTTATGCTTAAATTTGATACTGAGGTAACTAAAAAAACTGTTTTCACCATTTCCGATATGCGGGAACGGATGGAAGACATGCAGATTGCTACAGTAGACGACGACTTTGTAATTCAGGAACTCTTAAAATCAACCTTCGAGCAGGTAGGAGCTCATGTCGACGCATACCCGGATGGAGAAAGTTTTCTGAATACTGTTGCAGACAAAGAATATGACCTTGTTTTTTTGGACCTACTCATGCCTAAGGTTGATGGATTTAAGGTTCTACAGGAGCTCAAAGTCCGGGATATTCGGTTGCCGATTATTGTACTGTCTGCAGTCACCCAACGAGACTCAGTTATCCGAGCATTTCAGGCAGGGGTAAAAAGTTATTTAATAAAACCCCTTCAGCCAATAGAAATCTTAAAAAAAACTATTGAAGTAGTACGGCCTATTATATAG
- a CDS encoding response regulator gives MKDPMPEESVTIPFNLYQRLFSHASTAIGLLNENGYLVDANDLFKRTFDSLTGQDITSLDEPFTEFLHARDAYKFAYHFSRLITGSSHSVSFNTLFRNASGHARWLSIKAWTIPKDERALPHQRGPFVAVLVEDETEEQQEGKRLLEAKEIAERAIETKSQFLANMSHEIRTPIQTIIGMSELLQDTRLDHEQSEYARQIRFSADVLLSLVNDILDYSKIEAGKLALEHIDFSVEEMIEQSVDMISLEAHKKGLEIAIDIPKDAALHIKGDPNRFRQIIINLVKNAVKFTHEGSIIVSCRKTKYHDSEAITITVADTGIGIAPELRPKLFTTFFQGDPSTTRRFGGTGLGLAISRHLVQSMGGEISMVPNEGGGSIFRFIIPIEHSHFEFAPSYPKVQQDDRILIVDDFSETRRILANYLFEQGYSHIEEAASGEEALSKLVTAAAAGRPFSVALIDMIMPKMDGWRLAAEINNDKAINGISLILMVPQGTLGADAKMTLLRWFNAYIVKPVKRRELYDALGTTEVTPLDLDSDGDQIQTNDRPASTGTGVVPQAHRGTISVRREIKTDTHLLIVEDHPVNQQLFCTILEKIGFAYISTASDGIEALEKVQAQPFDIIFMDIQMPRMNGYETTRKLRQRNFTGPIIAVTASALADEREQCIEAGMNDVLIKPYKRSDIEAMCDKWLGESLSIDLQSTEDPGTSSGEIEELEELEEIAEPEDGSIPDRDILNTNQLLDNFFGNTESVQKLLTRFMERTEAELTELPSLIAKEDWETARREAHTIKGSALNLSAQDLGQAAGRLELDIKDLKREDIPAALKALTEAYMRFKERVARLTL, from the coding sequence ATGAAGGACCCCATGCCAGAAGAATCGGTAACTATACCATTTAACCTGTACCAACGACTTTTTTCACATGCAAGTACTGCGATAGGCTTACTTAATGAAAACGGTTATCTCGTCGATGCAAACGATCTTTTTAAACGAACCTTCGACTCTTTAACAGGTCAGGATATAACATCATTAGATGAACCATTTACAGAATTTCTTCATGCCAGGGATGCCTACAAATTTGCCTATCATTTTTCTCGACTCATCACTGGCTCTAGTCATTCTGTAAGTTTTAATACGCTTTTTAGAAATGCTTCAGGACATGCCCGCTGGCTCTCTATTAAAGCATGGACAATACCAAAAGATGAACGGGCGCTGCCCCACCAACGAGGCCCCTTTGTAGCGGTTTTAGTAGAAGATGAAACAGAGGAACAGCAAGAGGGTAAACGACTTCTGGAAGCAAAGGAAATAGCTGAACGGGCTATTGAGACTAAAAGTCAGTTTTTAGCAAATATGAGCCATGAAATCCGAACCCCCATTCAGACGATTATTGGTATGAGTGAACTTCTTCAGGACACACGCCTCGACCATGAGCAGAGTGAGTATGCCCGGCAAATACGTTTCTCTGCTGATGTTTTACTATCTCTCGTCAATGATATTCTGGATTATTCCAAAATAGAAGCTGGAAAGCTTGCCCTGGAACATATCGATTTTTCTGTAGAAGAAATGATAGAACAATCGGTAGATATGATATCTTTAGAAGCTCACAAAAAGGGGCTTGAGATTGCTATTGATATACCAAAAGACGCGGCATTACACATTAAGGGAGATCCTAACAGGTTTAGACAGATTATCATCAATCTCGTGAAAAATGCGGTAAAGTTTACCCATGAAGGTAGTATCATTGTTTCTTGTAGAAAAACTAAATACCATGATTCAGAAGCTATTACAATTACCGTAGCTGACACTGGTATCGGAATTGCTCCAGAATTACGACCTAAGCTGTTTACTACCTTTTTCCAGGGGGATCCCTCAACGACCCGCCGTTTTGGGGGAACAGGGTTAGGTCTGGCCATCTCACGCCATCTGGTTCAGTCTATGGGTGGAGAAATTTCCATGGTACCCAATGAAGGTGGAGGTTCCATATTCCGTTTTATCATACCCATAGAACATTCCCATTTTGAATTTGCACCATCCTATCCTAAGGTGCAACAGGATGACCGGATACTTATTGTAGACGATTTCAGCGAAACCCGACGGATTCTTGCAAATTATCTTTTTGAGCAGGGATATTCTCATATTGAAGAAGCCGCTTCAGGGGAAGAAGCCCTGAGTAAATTGGTAACCGCTGCTGCCGCAGGGAGGCCTTTCTCAGTCGCCCTGATCGATATGATCATGCCCAAAATGGACGGATGGCGCCTCGCAGCGGAGATAAACAACGACAAAGCTATTAACGGAATAAGTCTTATTCTCATGGTACCCCAGGGGACCCTGGGAGCTGATGCTAAGATGACCTTACTTAGATGGTTCAATGCGTATATAGTTAAACCGGTCAAACGCCGTGAATTATACGACGCCCTGGGGACTACTGAAGTTACACCCCTAGATTTGGACAGCGATGGCGATCAGATACAAACCAACGACAGACCAGCTTCAACTGGGACAGGGGTTGTACCACAGGCTCACAGGGGAACCATATCAGTACGTAGGGAAATTAAAACCGATACTCATCTTTTAATAGTAGAAGATCATCCAGTAAACCAGCAATTATTCTGTACCATTCTAGAAAAAATCGGTTTTGCGTACATCAGCACCGCTTCGGACGGTATTGAAGCGCTCGAAAAAGTACAAGCCCAGCCCTTCGACATTATTTTTATGGATATACAGATGCCCCGGATGAACGGCTATGAAACAACCCGTAAATTACGCCAGAGAAACTTTACAGGTCCCATAATTGCCGTTACAGCCAGTGCCCTGGCAGATGAGCGGGAACAATGTATCGAGGCAGGCATGAACGATGTACTGATTAAGCCCTATAAACGAAGCGATATCGAAGCAATGTGCGATAAATGGCTTGGAGAGAGCCTTTCAATAGATCTACAATCCACAGAAGATCCAGGAACAAGCTCCGGCGAAATCGAGGAACTTGAAGAACTGGAAGAAATAGCAGAGCCAGAGGATGGGTCTATCCCTGACCGCGATATTTTAAATACGAACCAGCTCCTGGACAACTTTTTTGGCAATACCGAGTCGGTACAGAAACTTCTAACCCGTTTCATGGAACGGACCGAAGCAGAACTTACTGAGCTTCCCAGCCTGATTGCAAAGGAAGACTGGGAAACAGCCCGAAGAGAAGCCCATACCATAAAAGGGAGTGCTCTTAATCTTTCCGCCCAGGACCTAGGCCAGGCTGCAGGGCGTCTTGAGCTTGACATAAAGGATCTTAAACGGGAGGATATCCCCGCTGCATTGAAAGCGCTTACAGAGGCTTATATGCGGTTTAAAGAACGAGTAGCAAGGTTAACCCTATGA
- a CDS encoding histidinol-phosphatase, which translates to MNYACLHTHTTFCDGKNTVEELCQSAYEQGLSMLGFSAHAPLPVGSGIVSQWHLPQNKLDAYVEAVQKAKREWEGRISIYLGLEIDYIEGVCGPADHRFSAYNLDYTIGSVHYLTKEDLSYYFTVDGPRDEWQQGVQELFSGDYEAAAHAYWTNVRAMIKAGGFDILGHIDLVKKNNPAWWNDQAPASYQKDAEQLLPELKNAGIVVEVNTGAMNRGTMNETYPSAGILRKMAHYTIPVTINADAHSTAHLRGNYDQAIEVLKKSGYGEIVNFIGKSRDLQNKGPLAYTSGPEGWVTELLP; encoded by the coding sequence ATGAATTATGCATGTTTACACACCCATACCACCTTTTGTGACGGTAAAAACACCGTAGAAGAACTCTGCCAATCCGCATATGAACAGGGTCTTTCCATGCTGGGATTCAGCGCCCATGCCCCCTTGCCTGTGGGGAGTGGCATTGTATCCCAGTGGCACCTGCCACAGAATAAACTCGATGCCTATGTAGAGGCGGTTCAAAAGGCAAAAAGGGAGTGGGAAGGCAGGATCAGCATCTATCTAGGGCTCGAAATCGATTATATCGAAGGAGTTTGTGGTCCTGCAGATCATCGGTTCAGTGCCTATAACTTAGATTACACGATCGGTTCGGTGCATTATTTAACTAAAGAGGACCTGTCATACTATTTTACCGTCGATGGCCCCCGAGATGAATGGCAGCAAGGTGTACAGGAACTCTTTTCCGGCGATTATGAAGCTGCAGCCCATGCATATTGGACCAATGTCCGGGCTATGATAAAAGCTGGTGGGTTTGACATTCTCGGACATATTGACCTGGTTAAAAAGAATAATCCTGCCTGGTGGAACGATCAGGCACCAGCAAGCTACCAGAAGGATGCAGAGCAGCTTTTACCAGAGCTTAAAAATGCCGGCATCGTGGTAGAAGTAAACACAGGGGCTATGAATCGAGGTACCATGAATGAAACCTATCCTTCAGCGGGAATTCTCAGAAAAATGGCCCATTATACTATTCCAGTTACCATTAACGCCGATGCCCACAGTACGGCCCATTTACGAGGAAACTACGACCAGGCTATTGAGGTTCTAAAAAAAAGCGGGTATGGGGAAATTGTAAACTTTATCGGAAAATCAAGGGATTTACAAAACAAAGGCCCCCTTGCATACACAAGCGGGCCCGAAGGATGGGTTACCGAACTACTTCCCTAA
- a CDS encoding TraR/DksA family transcriptional regulator has translation MDKEFVEKMKQSLIDLKKEIINNLIAGNEDFKQIVEEMDPKDFADIASDDIDRKMIEAIGTQDVKRLKAIDNALSRIQQGKYGLCVKCGKKIPQDRLEAIPYALMCIECKSEEERRNR, from the coding sequence ATGGATAAAGAATTTGTTGAAAAAATGAAGCAATCCTTGATCGATCTCAAGAAAGAGATCATCAATAACCTGATTGCAGGAAACGAAGATTTCAAACAAATCGTAGAGGAAATGGATCCCAAGGATTTTGCCGATATAGCCTCCGATGATATCGACCGCAAGATGATTGAGGCGATTGGCACCCAGGATGTAAAACGGCTTAAGGCAATTGATAATGCCCTCAGCCGGATACAGCAGGGGAAATATGGGCTCTGTGTAAAATGCGGTAAGAAAATACCTCAGGATAGGTTGGAAGCGATCCCCTATGCGTTAATGTGCATAGAATGTAAGTCTGAAGAGGAACGGCGCAATCGGTAA
- the infA gene encoding translation initiation factor IF-1, which translates to MAKEEAIEVEGIVREALPNTMFRVELDNQNGHLILAHLSGKMRKHYIRIVPGDRVRIALSPYDLSRGRIIYRER; encoded by the coding sequence GTGGCGAAAGAAGAAGCTATAGAAGTAGAAGGGATCGTTCGTGAAGCCCTTCCCAACACCATGTTCCGTGTAGAACTGGACAACCAGAACGGACATCTTATTCTAGCCCATCTGTCAGGTAAAATGCGAAAGCACTATATACGTATTGTCCCCGGAGATCGGGTTCGTATTGCATTATCTCCCTATGACCTTAGCCGTGGCCGTATTATCTATCGCGAGCGGTAA
- a CDS encoding Smr/MutS family protein, translating into MDFGDILDEWERQTAKPAGKKAIKAQERALNQQAHNGVLPPDEKVNPLTAWLRVHGVEDKDNKSSDRELSDMELRRQERKRLSQKAPDAVVDLHGLTRDEAWDQLILFFNKAKNHGAEKVLIIHGKGNHSEGEAVLKRTTLQFIEQCPYAGMHGHPPAEGGGSGATWVCLKKDITARDR; encoded by the coding sequence ATGGATTTTGGTGATATTCTTGATGAATGGGAACGGCAAACCGCAAAGCCTGCAGGTAAAAAAGCAATTAAGGCTCAAGAGCGGGCTTTAAACCAACAGGCCCATAATGGAGTACTGCCCCCTGATGAAAAGGTAAACCCTTTAACGGCATGGCTGCGTGTTCATGGTGTTGAGGATAAAGATAACAAAAGTTCTGACAGGGAACTTTCAGATATGGAATTGCGTAGGCAGGAACGGAAGCGGCTCTCGCAGAAAGCTCCCGATGCAGTAGTAGATTTGCATGGTCTAACCAGAGATGAAGCCTGGGATCAATTGATTCTATTTTTTAACAAGGCGAAAAATCATGGGGCAGAAAAGGTGCTTATTATCCATGGAAAGGGAAATCATTCTGAGGGGGAAGCGGTCTTAAAAAGAACGACCCTGCAGTTTATTGAACAGTGTCCCTATGCGGGAATGCATGGGCATCCCCCCGCCGAAGGAGGCGGTTCCGGGGCTACCTGGGTGTGCTTAAAAAAGGATATTACCGCTCGCGATAGATAA